In Rosa rugosa chromosome 4, drRosRugo1.1, whole genome shotgun sequence, the genomic stretch AAGACTCCTAGTGTACTTCTGACCaaacataaatttatcaaaccgcttgtaccactgtcttggagactgtttcaaaccatacaatgATTTATGCAGTTTGCAAACCAATTTTTCCTTACCAGCAACTTTGAAACCATCTGGTTGAGTCATATAGATCTCTTCTTTCAATTCACCAtgtaaaaatgcagttttgacatCAAGTTGTGCTAACTCAAGATCAAACTGTGCAACCAAGGCTAAAAGAATACGAATAGAAGAATGCTTCACAACAGGAGAGAATACCTCATTGTAGTCTATTCCTTCTTTTTGTGCATAGCCTTTAGCTACCAATCTAGCCTTGTACCGAGATCCTTCCTTTTTAGCAAATACCCATTTGCAGCCAATTGCTCTCTTCCCATGTGGTAACTGAACCAACTCCCAAGTCTTGTTCTTGTGAAGAGACTTCATCTCTTCATCCATTGCTTTTTCCCACTCTACACTATCCGCATGTATCACAGCTTCTTCATAGGTAGAAggaatttcttcttcagtaattggaaGTGCATAAGTTACCATATCATTTAGCCAAGCTGGCTTTGGagcatttctttttccttttctaagtgcaataggtccaTGTTGCTGTGGAGACTCTTGAGCTTGAGCCTCTACTTCAATACTTGAATCTTCATTTGTTGAATCATCTGGCTCAACTGTAGGACTACCTGGATCAATTGGAGTTTCATCAACTTTTTCTTTAAACTCCACCTGCTTCAAACTCTCTATGGTCATCTCCTGTTTTTGAGAATCAGTCTGTTCACTCTGATTAACCATAACAGCCTCATCGAATGTCACATCTCTGCTTACAATAACTTTCCTCACATCTGGACACCAAAGCCTAAATCCCTTCACACCATCATTAAATCCCAAGAAAATAGCCTTCTTGGCTCTCGGATCAAGCTTGCTTTCCCTGACATGAAAATAAGCAGGACAACCAAAAATATGTAAGTAATGATAATCAGTAGCAGGTTTTCCAGACCATACCTCCATGGGCGTTTTACCCTCATTTGCAGCAGTAGGCAACCTGTTGATGAGATGGCCTGCATATGTAACTGCCTCAGCCCAAAACTCTTTGCCTAATCCAGCATTAGACAACATACATCGAACTTTCTCCAGTAAAGTACGATTCATGCGCTCTGCAACCCCATTCTGTTTTGGTGTCTCTCTAACTGTGAAGTGTCTCACAATGCCCTCATCTTGACATAACTTCAAAAATGGATCAGACTTGTATTCACCACCATTATCTGATCTGAGCCTCTTAATTTTTCGACCTGTCTGAGtctcaatcatcttcttccacttcACAAATATATCTAAGACTTCATCTTTATGCTTCATGGTGTACACCCATACTCTTCTAGAGAAgtcatcaacaaaagagacataGTAGTGTTTACCTCCCAAAGATGCAGTTTTGGTAGGTCCCCACACATCTGTGTGAACATAGTCTAGAGCACCTTTAGTCTGATGAACTGCAGTACCAAACTTCACTCTAGTCTGCTTTCCCAATACACAATGTTCACAAAATTCCAACTTGCAAGTCTTTGCACCCTTCAACAAACCTTGCTTCACTAATCCCTGCATTGCTTTCTCACCAGCATGTCCAAGACGCATATGCCATAATCTAGTAGTATCTGCATCATCTGTAGTCTCAGAAATTGCTGTTTCACTTGTCACTGTACTCCCTTGTAGAAAATACAAGTTTCTATCTCTAGTACCTTTCATCATCACAAGTGAACCTGACACAATTCTGGCAACTCCATTCTTCAATGTAACTGTGAGACCCTTTGATTCTAAAGTTCCCAAAGAGATAAGATTTTTCTTCAAGTTCGGAACATACCGAACATCTGTCAATTCTCTAACAACCCCATCATGCATTTTGAGACGAATTGTACCAATCCCTCTAGTTCTGCAAGGACTATCATCTCCCATCAAAACTACTCCACCATTTAGTTCTCTTAAAGTAGAGAACCATTCCTTGTTAGGACACATGTGGTGTGTACAACCCGAATCCAAAATCCATTTCTCAGAATAATCAAGTGCAGATGAGCTTGCCAAAGCAAAATCAATCTCATCCTCTTTAACATCATCAAAGGTAGATGAACAACTCAATGCAaaaccaaaatcatcatcatcttcagatTTTGCAACATTCACTTCAGAACCCTTCTTGTCTctagtcttcaacttgggacAATCTTTCTTCCAATGCCCCTTTTGGCGACAAAAGGCACACTCATCTTTTGCAGGAAATTTGCCTCTTGACTTGGAACGAGAATTACCTCTTTTTCCACCAAACTTTCTTTCTCCAGATCTTCCTCTTACTACAAGTGCTTCACCTGTCACTTTCTGCAATTGCTTCTCCTTCTTTCGACACtcattatttatcaatgaattacacacatcatcaaatttcacaaattctTTTCCATGCAACAAAGTTGTAATCAAATGCTCATACTCGTCAGGGAGAGAATTTAGCAAACACAAAGCCTTATCCTCATCACTAATTTGCACATCTAAATTAGCCAAATCTGCAAGTATCTTATTGAAATCACTGATGTGTTCAGACATAGAAATACCTTGCCGATAATTGAATCGGAAAAGCCGCCTCTTCAGGTGAAACCGGTTTTCAGCACTCTTGGTCATGTATTGGTCTTCCAATTTCTTCCACAGAGCTTTTGCCGAAGTTTCCTTCATGATAAAGaacttcatatcctttgcaagaCACAATCTGATAGAACCACAAGCCCACTTATTAATCTGCTTCCACTCCTTCTCACTCATATCTTCTGGTTTGTCTTCAAGAGCTATATCCAATTCTTGTTGACACAAGACATCCATCATCTCACACTGCCACATGCCAAAATTGTTTGTTCCATCGAACTTCTCAACTTCAAATTTGGCATTGCCAATTGATGGCCTAGTAGTCGACGATGAACCCGAACTCGAATTTTTcgtcattgaatccaatcaaTACTCAACTCCCAAATTCAGAAccgaagctctgataccagtttgttgtgcggaagcgtaacaaacaaggtattgatatgaattcaacagtaacaaacaaagcaaaaacacctaataaacaaaccacaaagaacaccaagatttatagtggttcactcaatcagtgtgattgagctacatccactttcggagccggcaagatattccactatgatcaatttggagaaacatacaattagagtttatgaacaactctcactacccaaatccccaatacacccaaacctattaactctcctttgattcaaatagagaagaagaagaattcttacttctcatatacaatacatagcaacaccaacaactaaGCTTAAGAAGCTTCAACTATGGAATTGCAAAGTCTCCAAAAGGAGAGGAAAGACAGAgtattcaaggatggctatcaATTATGTTTCTCTCCTTACTTCAGTTGTTGCCGATGTGGGGATTCAATACAAAGAAACTAAACTACAGcagctctatctctctctcgctcCAAGAGAAAGATTAGGAACAAAGGAAAAGTTGCAAACATTTCACTTTtcacttttcctttttcctttcttcttttccatgTTTTCTGCCGCAGAAAACATGCCTCCATGTTTTCTTTTGCTACCTTTTTCCTTTTGCAACTGGCCCATCAATCtcccactttcttcttctttcagctGCTATGTCTTCAAGTGAAGACAACATCAACAAAAGAAACTCTCCCGCCGCCGTAGAGGTTCAAAATCTCCGTCACGTTCAAGTTCTAGCTCAAGTTCTGGCTCAAGTTCTAGGTCATACTCAAGAGATAGAGATAGCAACTGTACGTCTCGATCAAGAACACGATCTCCGTCGCCCCCGCAGCGGCGGAGGCCAGGTTTTAAGTCGAGAACCAACGAAAGGAAGAGGCTGAGTTACACCACCCGGAAGGAGCCGAGGGAGGAGAGGGTGGTGAAGGCGACGGAGAGGACAAACTCGGAAAAGGAAAAGGCAAGTGTTTTGAGAAAACAGAAATTCACTGACATGGCAAACAAGGCCGTCTCGAGATACGATCGCGACCCGGATTACCGGTTCCTCCACGAGCGCGTCTCGGATCTCTTTGCCGCTTGCTTGAAATCCGACCTCGAAAATCTCAACTCTAATGAGCTCAACAACATCAGCCTCGCCGCCAAGTGGTGCCCTTCGCTCGAATCGTCTTTTGATCGCGCCACTCTCCTCTGCGAAAGGATTGCAAAGAAGGTTTTCCCGCGCGAGTCGTGTCCGGAATACGACGGCGTTTTGGAGCAGCATTATGCTTACAGAGTCCGGGACCGGCTGAGGAAGGAAGTGCTTGTTCCTTTAAGGAAGGCTCTGGAGTTACcggaggtttatataggggcaCGAAAATGGAGGTCCCTTCCTTACAATAGGGTCCCCTCCGTGGCCATGAAGCTTTACAAGGAAACGTTTTTTAAGCACGACCTTGTGAGGTTTTCGAAGTATTTGGTTGATGCAAAGGCCGGGAAGACCACCATTGCTGCTGGTGCTCTGCTGCCGCACGAGATCATTGCCTCGAATTCAAGAGGCAGTGATGGCGTGGCGGAGCTTCAGTGGAAGAGGATGGTGGAGGATTTGGTGAAGAAGGGGCAGCTGAAGAACTGCTTGGCTGTGTGTGACGTGTCAGGCAGCATGGAGGGGCTTCCTAGGGATGTGAGTGTGGCCTTGGGGCTTTTGGTTTCGGAATTAAGCCAAAAGCCGTGGAAAGGGAAGGTCATCACTTTTAGTGAGAAGCCTGAGCTGCATTTGATTGAAGGTGAAGATTTGAAGTCAAAGTGTAAGTTTATGAGGTCAATGGACTCGGGGTTCAACACCGATTTTCAAAAGGTGTTTGATCTGATACTTAGAGTGGCTGTAAAGGGGAACTTGAAGCCTGAGGATATGATAAAGAGGGTGTTTGTGTTTAGTGACATGGAGTTTGACGAGGCTAATCATGAGAGTACTTGGGAGACGGATTATGAGGCGATTCAGAGGAGGTTCAAGAGGAATGGTTATGGGAATGTGGTGCCTCAGATTGTGTTTTGGAATCTGAGGCACTCTATGTCTACGCCGGTGACGGAGAAGCAACCTGGGGTGGCAATGTTGAGTGGCTTTTCAAAGAATTTGTTGAAGTTGTTCTTGGATAATGATGGGGAAGTTAGCCCGGATATGGCCATGGAGTTGGCCATCTCCGGCGATGAGTATCAGAAGCTGGCCGTGGTCGACTGATAGGTTATGTGGAGAATCAGTTAGGAGTTGTATAGATCAAGTGTCTCAAGTTGCTGGATCCTTTATAAAGTATAACAAGAGAAAGAAGTGTTATAGTTTCAATTAAACCTGGTAGTTAATTTCCATGTTGACATTTtgtgaaatgaaatgaaaattgataaatttggcccttttttcttttttcgtcaAATATAAATCTGGTTCTGTCTGTTGATTTCTGCAATTTGGCTTCAACCATCTTTGGTAGATTATGTTAAAATTTACAGAAAAGTTATAAGGTCCCAAATGGTAAGATATCCTCTTGGGGTTAACAATCTTCTAATGAAATGGTGGGCTTTGATAAGCAATTAAGAATATCACCATTTTAGCTAAAtccttttgtattgttttgttCGCTTTACCCTTTTGATTTGTTTAGATTGCTTTTGCTTGTTTTCTTCCCACCTCACTGTAATCCAAGTAAAATGCCTGACTGGGTTTACTAAGGATATGCGAACGTTTTTTTATGGTCAGTGGACAAGCATATAGTTCCAGAAACTCGTAAGGGCGCCTATAAGCACCACCTAAATGATAGCTTTGCCGAATCTTCTTGCACTGAAAAAGATTGTGCTCACAGCACAATAACATCCACCGGACAAGCAGCTTTCCAGCTTATATGCTTTCAAACCCTAAATAGCTCATGTTGGTCAGGTATCAAAGACCAAACAGAAATGGTAAAGTTCGGCAGTTGGGACAAGTTTACACACGGCAATTCGGTACAAGTTTACACACAACCACCCTAATTTCAAAGACTCAAGATTCATATTCAGTTTCTAAACTGATCTTATTCATAGAAAAAATCAGCACAGAACCTGCTATAAGATGCCTACCTAGACATTACAGATGCAACAAAAGTGGATTTCAAAAGCAGTGATTCTCTATTCCAACTCAAAACTGATGCATGATCCATTCGTCCATGACATAAAATGTACACTCAAAAAGCACAGATAATAAAGATAGTtcttaagataaaaaaaaaataaaaatagtaaTAATTCCTGTGGATAGCCTGCCACTCACTAATCATATCACATTAATCCCCAAATGGACAAATAACAAAAGAGCTGGAAGGAGATGAGCGGGGCTCTCATTTGCCACCAAGGGATGGGAAGTGGCCAGGATCTGCAATGGGCGGTGCTTGCACATTGCTCGAGTAACCTCCATGTCCTCCACTGTTTCCGCCTCTTGAACCACGGCCTCCACGGCCCCGATTACGACCACCATAGAACCTCTGGTTCTCCCCTTCAGCAGGCTTCAGGAATTCATTTATGCTAACAGACTACAAAAAAATATCAAGCACACAGTCAACAATCTCATTTTAGCAATAACTCCTATGATTATAAAAGACGATTTTTATAAATTCATGATACAAATCAACCTTATATCCAATAACAGTGAAATATATTTAAATGCCCTCAGATCTCATAGCTTAAACGGTCATTCACGGTTTAAAGAGTGGAATTCATCAAAAGCCTTGACACTCCATCACACTGTGCAAGTGTTTGTAATGTGTATGAGTTTGAGCATGAGAAAGAGGGAGAAAGCAAGCGGAGGAAGAGAGATAGaggggggagggagggagggagagagagagagagagagagagagagagagagaggtggtgAAGAGCAAGGCAAATGAATAAATAACCACCCATACCGCTCCTTAAATTTGGATTCCATCACTGGGCATTTAAAATAAAACAGAATAGAAAGTAATTTGTGAAAGAGAAACCGCCGGCAACCAAGCAACTAAAATTTTCATCTAACGAATCTTAAGAAAACTATGTTAGCAATCATAATTGAGCAACAAAAccaataaaaaaccaaaatatgATCAATAAACAGTTGCACGACTAATCTGATTAGTAAAGAAAAGATACCTTCTTGGCTCTCTCCTCCTTCTCAGCAGCTTCCTTGCGTTTATCCTTTTCAGAACCCTGAAATGCAGAGTTAATACACGTCCTTGCATAAAATGAATTATTATAAGTATAAAGTGCAAGGTAATCACCAGCTTGATAAAAATTTCATCATTTGTCTTCTTGCTTGAGAGCTGCTGCATAGACTTCAACTCTTTGTCCAAGTCAACCTTTCTCTCCTCAGTCTTAAGTGCAGCCAGAGCCTTCCTCTTCTCTTCAAGAACCTTCTCATACTCTTCCAGAGTCATCTCCTacaataataaagtaaaaacatAGTTATGTGACAAAATGACCAGGAAATTCAATCTGATCATATCAACCATGTCATAACAGTAAAATTACCTTTTCCTCAGGCTCCTTCTCTTCTGGCTCTTCCACAGGATTCTCCTTGCTGGCATCAGCAGCCTCATTCTCTCCCAACTGCTTCTCAGCACCAACATCCTTCTCAACTTCAGTGCCAGCCTCTATCTCCCTaaattttacaaaaataattACTCATGAGCTTATACCAGAACAAAGATAAAATAAATGTGCCATCATTCCAAAGATATCTAGCTTGGAACCGAGCTAGGAATCACATCACAATTACTTACGAAGCAATTTCATCAGTGGGAGTTCCCCAATTCCCACGACCAGCTCCATCACGTTTAAAGTTAGCTCTGATATCACACATACGATTAATAACTAACccaatagcaaaaaaaaaaaatattgaaaagATGACCATTACAAACAGATGAAATGATGCATGTACTAATAGAATGAAGAAATACTGACCCACGTCCAGTGCCACTGTGACGGTCAAATGTCCTCCGAGGACGCTCCCCTTCTGCATCCTCTCCATTGCTAAAGCCACCACGGCGTCCACCACGGAAGGAACCACGAGGTGCCCCGTAGCCACCACGCCTTTCAGAAACATCCCTATCCCCCTCTTCGGGTTTGCTGTACCCTCCACCCGAGAAACCATTGGTGTTCTCATCGCTGCCACGATCCCGATTATATCCACCACCACGTCCACGACCACCATACCCACGGCCCTCACCATATCCACGGCCCTCACCACCAAACCCTCGGCCGCCACCACGGCCACCTCCACGCCCACCTTCCCTCACTGCAATGATATGAAAACAAAATCTTAGAAACCCATAATCTACAACATAAATACGCAATCAATTCAATAGATTACAAAGCGCCCATAAATCATAAATGTCTGCAGACCAAAAGCATTTGTTCTCTACTAATAAGAATACAGATGCGACTAATATCAAGAGGGTTTATGGACAGCCTCGCATTGACAAATACTCCTCTGGACAACTTGACATCAAAATCTTTATCTATCCGATTCAAATCTCAGCAAATAGCCATAAaatcaaaacaaccacactCCATCTTCAAACACAAAAGAGAAGCCAAGAAATGAATTGAATAGTTACCAGCTTGAGCAGGAGGGAGAGGCTTGGAGGGGAGCTTGGCGGACTTAGCCGGCTGAACAGCTTGGGCCGGGGCACCCTTCTTGGGCTGGGCGGCGGCGGCAGGAGCCACCACCTTAGCAGCGAGTTGACTTACGTCATCGTTGTCGTCATCGCCCAACAGATCGAAAGGGTTCGCGGTTGCCATTTCTTCAAAGCTCCGACGAAAACCGACACCGCCCAAAAACACTCACCGACTTCGAAAAGCAACCACGAAACCCTTCACAGATTGATGGAGTCCATGGAACCCTAATTAGATTGAGAAAggattttgattgattgattgggaGCGAAAgaagtctagagagagagagagagagaggagaaattTTGGAGAGAGTGTGTGGTGGCTACTGAAAACCCTAAACTGGATGCGGCAGTGAGATATAGGAGTGGCGAACCCAATCTTAAAAACCCTAATGGGCCGCGGTAGAGTGCGGCCGGGTGTTGCGTGATGGGACACGTGTTCGGTGTGGATACGATGGTGGGCGGGCGAGTTGTCTTGTTCGGCTGGTTTGGACATTAGATAGGGGCCGGGAGACGGGCCCAATGACCGATGTCTAGTTTCAACATGGGAGAATTCTCATGGACTTGAGTTGGGAGTGTGGATAGGCTgcagttttcttttctttttttcttcatatctttattttgttttgttttttttatcttttagaTCTGATTCAattcaaacatcaattcatcaaaCAATGTATTTTTAATCtgatttcttaaaaaaaaaaaaaaaaagtgtaagtGTTAAATTTTGATTTATTCGTAATCCAGTACTATTTGGTTTAGTTGCATTAATCTCTCATTTATAAGTGGGATATCGTGAGTAAAAACTAATTGTTGTGCTTTATTACTttatgtaataaaaaaaaagtatgcgTATTTACTTTTACataatatattttgtttattatcTTTAGGCTAGTTTAAAGATTTAAATTCTAAAATAGTATTTTTGAAAAAATGTATTGGATCTCAGGGTAGTGTCTCCACCATGATATTATTGATTAAACCTTCATAAACCGGGGGAGGTTTGGTCCTAAACCCCACATAGAACTGTAGAAGTATTACAGTCCTTGAAAAGAACATCTTGAATGATCTCAAGAGCCCCATCTAATCATACATACTCCCTATTAGAATTACTAGCAAGGTGAGCTAAGCGATGAGCTACACTATTTACTTCTCGTAACACATGATGAACACTAGTTCCCTCAATATTACTCATAAGAGCCTTAATATCAGCTATGATGCAACCAATTAAGGAAAGATCCTCCTCCTCTTTGTGAAAGTTGCCACAAGCATTGAACAATCCAGGCTTGCTCATCTAAGGaattgtgagggacaagtgcatctcaaccacatgtattaaatataaaagcagaaattataacaatttaaaactgtgcatttattttcagccgtcagattcacttgtccctcacaatcccttaaaaactgtcccttaggtgagcaggcctTTTGAACAATCACTCTCAATGTCAAAGTGATGCCACCAATTCTGTTGTGCAAAGAGTAAACCAGCTCGGAGTGCCACAGCTTCTGCTTGCAAAGCTGAGCCACCACCCCTCTCAAATTTACTCAGGGCACTCATACATGCTAAAATAGTTTAAGAAAACATGATTTATTGGTTAACTCAAGTAGTTTTAGTATGCATGTAGAATCAATCTGTATATACACTTTCACCCAAATTTCTAAAGTGCTTGCATAGTTGGGAATCTCATTGGTTGCCTGATGTTAAACTTGGCTCGCAATTTGCCGATAGAGCTAGAGTATTGAAACAAGATCTTGGATGATGAGGGTGGGGAAGATAAGGAGAATGGTTTTATCCGTATTGTATAGGAGgacataaaaatgaaaactaacaGCATAAGTGGAAGATAagacgaaagaaaaaaaaaaaaaaaggaaaaagaagatttGATGTTGAAGATAGGGTGATTATGAATTCATTAAGGAGCAATTAAGATATTTCGCTTGTCATATTGTAATTATTTTAGAGAATAAAGTTAAAAACCAGCATAACCAACATATGGTTCGGATGTTGTTAAACTTATTCTGTCGGTGAGATGTGGTTTTTTCATTGGTTAATCCAACTAATATTGTGAAGGTCACGTGTTCAAATCGAGTGGGATGAAGttaacacacacatacacaaaagaaaaaagttgtaactaaaaaaaaagtgtttgaaCAGAGGGATACAGTcgaggataaaaaaaaaaaaaaaactagctcTCTCTAAATGGTGGCTCACCACTTTGGAGGTTTGCTTATTCGCCTCTACCAGCGACAACCCTCTTAGGGAGTTTGACTCGTTGCTCTAATTAGCGGCAACCTTTTGGGGTTGGCTCAGTGACTATTGACGGCCAAATCTTGGATTTGGTTTGTTGCCCCACAACGACAACTCTCATCGTCTTATCCATTTTGATCTTGGTATCGCGACGCTTCTAGTACGAGATGATTACAATAAGATTGACTATAGTGACCTCTGCAACGCTGTGGAGACAAAAGGGCAGTGGGTACTCTTGGATTTGATTAGATTAAGGTCGTGTAAAGCTAATTTTCAAAGAAGAGATCGACGGTTAGCGACATAGGCTGATCGCAAAGTGTGTAAGTAGTAGTTTGGTGACCTAATCCGGGTTTCAGGAAGTGCTACATTGGGCTGTTGGAAGGGTCGGCAGCCGAAGTTGGATTGTCAACTGATGCTGATGGGTATCATGTTTGGGTTTTCTAGGcggtttatttttttcttgggCTAGGGTTGAGACTCTTGGGCCCAACTTTTGGTCTGAAAGGAAGTGGATTGTCCAATGGATTTGGGCCTAATGATTAGGTTAGTTTTTAACCTACATTCTATGaagtgtttttacacttagttaAGGAGAATCCTAGAGCACCACAATTGCGTGTATTGGTGAAGGATTTCTCAGCTAATTTTAATATTGTGTAAGAAGACTAGTCATAGTGTTGTAGGCTTACTAAACAAGTGAGCGTCATTTGTATTAGTGGATGATACTAAATTTTCCTTAATTACTTGGCCACTGATCTAGGGTGCAAGTATATAAAGATCTATTGGGATTAATGAAATCTATTattcttgtcaaaaaaaaagaaattgtaaAAGTAAAATAGCCAAATTGCCCATTACTTTTCTCATGTATGGGAATCTGTTCCTTGACTTTTCATTTTTGATAAGCTACACACTCACACCCTCAATATTATAATTTTTGCCGATTTACGCTCTATTGTCAATTtgctattattattatttttttcatgaAACTCAACTTAAATGCTAAAAACAACAAaggtattttctttttttcccccttGATGTATTATTTGGACATGTTCCAAATATTTTATTGATGATGTGAAAttattaaacaaaacaaaaaaaaaagtgttcgTTTAGAAACTTTGAAATTAGCCATACATACTAGGCACGTCTCCATTTAACAAAAATTTTGACCCTGGTGAATTATTTGGCAAAAATTAGAG encodes the following:
- the LOC133743409 gene encoding RGG repeats nuclear RNA binding protein A isoform X2 produces the protein MATANPFDLLGDDDNDDVSQLAAKVVAPAAAAQPKKGAPAQAVQPAKSAKLPSKPLPPAQAVREGGRGGGRGGGRGFGGEGRGYGEGRGYGGRGRGGGYNRDRGSDENTNGFSGGGYSKPEEGDRDVSERRGGYGAPRGSFRGGRRGGFSNGEDAEGERPRRTFDRHSGTGRGEIEAGTEVEKDVGAEKQLGENEAADASKENPVEEPEEKEPEEKEMTLEEYEKVLEEKRKALAALKTEERKVDLDKELKSMQQLSSKKTNDEIFIKLGSEKDKRKEAAEKEERAKKSVSINEFLKPAEGENQRFYGGRNRGRGGRGSRGGNSGGHGGYSSNVQAPPIADPGHFPSLGGK
- the LOC133743409 gene encoding RGG repeats nuclear RNA binding protein A isoform X1, with product MATANPFDLLGDDDNDDVSQLAAKVVAPAAAAQPKKGAPAQAVQPAKSAKLPSKPLPPAQAVREGGRGGGRGGGRGFGGEGRGYGEGRGYGGRGRGGGYNRDRGSDENTNGFSGGGYSKPEEGDRDVSERRGGYGAPRGSFRGGRRGGFSNGEDAEGERPRRTFDRHSGTGRGANFKRDGAGRGNWGTPTDEIASEIEAGTEVEKDVGAEKQLGENEAADASKENPVEEPEEKEPEEKEMTLEEYEKVLEEKRKALAALKTEERKVDLDKELKSMQQLSSKKTNDEIFIKLGSEKDKRKEAAEKEERAKKSVSINEFLKPAEGENQRFYGGRNRGRGGRGSRGGNSGGHGGYSSNVQAPPIADPGHFPSLGGK
- the LOC133744803 gene encoding uncharacterized protein LOC133744803, whose product is MAINYVSLLTSVVADVGIQYKETKLQQLYLSLAPRERLGTKEKQHQQKKLSRRRRGSKSPSRSSSSSSSGSSSRSYSRDRDSNCTSRSRTRSPSPPQRRRPGFKSRTNERKRLSYTTRKEPREERVVKATERTNSEKEKASVLRKQKFTDMANKAVSRYDRDPDYRFLHERVSDLFAACLKSDLENLNSNELNNISLAAKWCPSLESSFDRATLLCERIAKKVFPRESCPEYDGVLEQHYAYRVRDRLRKEVLVPLRKALELPEVYIGARKWRSLPYNRVPSVAMKLYKETFFKHDLVRFSKYLVDAKAGKTTIAAGALLPHEIIASNSRGSDGVAELQWKRMVEDLVKKGQLKNCLAVCDVSGSMEGLPRDVSVALGLLVSELSQKPWKGKVITFSEKPELHLIEGEDLKSKCKFMRSMDSGFNTDFQKVFDLILRVAVKGNLKPEDMIKRVFVFSDMEFDEANHESTWETDYEAIQRRFKRNGYGNVVPQIVFWNLRHSMSTPVTEKQPGVAMLSGFSKNLLKLFLDNDGEVSPDMAMELAISGDEYQKLAVVD